GAAGCTAAAGGGTTAGGAAGCTGTAGAGATAACAAATGAGCAACTTCTTGAAGAGGCCGGTTGCTATACATAATTTCCGCTTCTAACGACCGAAGAGCCGTTTTTAATTGCCTGAGCTGCCTAGGTCTTTCGCTAAGCTGCTTTGCAAACTCAAATCCTGTGTAAGTGGAAGCAAATAAGATAAAGATGGCACCAAACAGTTTCATACACCATCACCCTTTACTATTTTCAATAAGCGACTTTTCAGCGGTCAATTTCATGGAGTTATAATGCTCATCATAGATAGCCTGAAGTGTTCCAGGACCTCGGCTGTTCGATAGCACAACATACTTTTTAAATACGTGAAGTTTCATTAAAGCTTGCAAAGTGGGACGCTTCATTAAATCGTCAATGTCATACCCATGAACAGTCATAATGACACGAACACCAGCATTAACGGCTTCAAGTACGGCCTTACAATCTTCTTCACTTCCAACTTCATCCACGATCAGTACATCGGGACTCATGGAGCGAATCATCATCATCATGCCTTCAGCTTTCGGACAGCTATCTAATAAATCCATTCTAGATCCGAATGTATGCTGAGGAACCCCTTTAACAGCCCCAGCAATTTCTGATCGTTCATCTACAATCCCTACTTTAAACGGAGGAATCTTAGAGCGCTCTATGCCAGTGCTTATTACTCTGGCTAAATCACGAATCATGGTTGTTTTTCCTGTTTGAGGAGGTCCTATAATGACCGTACTTTGCCAATAGCGATTGTATAAAAAAGGAATAAGCTGATTCGAAATGCCAATCTTTTGTTTAGCAATCCGGATATTAAAGGATGATACATCACGAATCACACGAACCTGTCCATTTTCCGTTACAACTTTTCCCGCTAGTCCAACCCGGTGTCCGCCTTCAATGGTGACATATCCTTTTTTTAATTCTTCTTCAATCATATAAATCGAAAACTGGCTTAGTTTATTTAAGATAAATAAAGCATCTTCTGCACTTGGAAGATACGATTCGAAATAAGGCTGATTGTTGATTGTAAATTCGACAGGTCTTCCTATGCGCACTCGAATTTCTTCTAGCACATGAGAATGGTTTGTGACATAAAATTCAACAGTCTTTTTTAAATTAGGCGGAAAAATTGCAAGTATTTCGTTTAACATATTCATCCCCTCATATTTGAACTCACTTCAATGTATTATGAGCTTGAC
The genomic region above belongs to Priestia megaterium and contains:
- the spoIIIAA gene encoding stage III sporulation protein AA, translating into MLNEILAIFPPNLKKTVEFYVTNHSHVLEEIRVRIGRPVEFTINNQPYFESYLPSAEDALFILNKLSQFSIYMIEEELKKGYVTIEGGHRVGLAGKVVTENGQVRVIRDVSSFNIRIAKQKIGISNQLIPFLYNRYWQSTVIIGPPQTGKTTMIRDLARVISTGIERSKIPPFKVGIVDERSEIAGAVKGVPQHTFGSRMDLLDSCPKAEGMMMMIRSMSPDVLIVDEVGSEEDCKAVLEAVNAGVRVIMTVHGYDIDDLMKRPTLQALMKLHVFKKYVVLSNSRGPGTLQAIYDEHYNSMKLTAEKSLIENSKG